In Oryzihumus leptocrescens, the following are encoded in one genomic region:
- the trpS gene encoding tryptophan--tRNA ligase yields MSRMPAPDAPTSRLPRILSGMQPTHDSLHLGNYLGALVQWVRLQDSHDAFYCVVDLHAITVEVDPAKLRERTRRTAAQYLAGGVDPGRSTVFVQSHLHEHAELAWVLSCMTGFGEASRMTQFKDKSGKHGAEGTTVGLFTYPVLMAADILLYAADQVPVGEDQRQHLELTRDLAQRFNRRYGQTFTVPEPHIVKATAKIQDLQDPSSKMSKSSASQAGVIDMLEDPKVIAKRIRSAVTDTGREVRFDEEAKPGVSNLLRIHSALSGRSIIELEADFEGKGYGDLKKEVADVVVDVAAPFRERTLEILSDPAELDRILAEGAERARDVAHATLATVYDRVGFLPTKR; encoded by the coding sequence ATGTCCCGCATGCCCGCGCCCGACGCCCCCACCTCGCGCCTGCCCCGCATCCTGTCCGGCATGCAGCCCACGCACGACTCGCTGCACCTGGGCAACTACCTCGGGGCGCTGGTGCAGTGGGTCCGGCTGCAGGACTCCCACGACGCGTTCTACTGCGTCGTGGACCTGCACGCGATCACCGTCGAGGTCGACCCGGCGAAGCTGCGCGAGCGCACCCGCCGGACCGCGGCGCAGTACCTCGCCGGCGGGGTCGACCCCGGCCGCTCCACCGTCTTCGTGCAGAGCCACCTGCACGAGCACGCCGAGCTGGCCTGGGTGCTCTCGTGCATGACCGGCTTCGGCGAGGCCAGCCGGATGACGCAGTTCAAGGACAAGTCCGGCAAGCACGGCGCCGAGGGCACGACGGTGGGGCTGTTCACCTACCCGGTGCTCATGGCCGCCGACATCCTGCTCTACGCCGCCGACCAGGTGCCGGTCGGTGAGGACCAGCGCCAGCACCTCGAGCTGACCCGCGACCTGGCCCAGCGGTTCAACCGCCGCTACGGCCAGACGTTCACCGTGCCCGAGCCGCACATCGTCAAGGCGACGGCCAAGATCCAGGACCTGCAGGACCCCTCGTCCAAGATGAGCAAGTCCTCGGCCAGCCAGGCGGGGGTCATCGACATGCTCGAGGACCCCAAGGTCATCGCCAAGCGGATCCGCTCCGCCGTGACCGACACCGGCCGCGAGGTCCGCTTCGACGAGGAGGCCAAGCCGGGCGTCTCCAACCTGCTGCGCATCCACTCGGCCCTGTCCGGCCGCAGCATCATCGAGCTCGAGGCCGACTTCGAGGGCAAGGGCTACGGCGACCTCAAGAAGGAGGTCGCCGACGTCGTCGTCGACGTCGCCGCGCCGTTCCGTGAGCGCACCCTGGAGATCCTGTCCGACCCGGCCGAGCTGGACCGGATCCTCGCCGAGGGTGCCGAGCGGGCCCGCGACGTCGCCCACGCCACCTTGGCCACGGTCTACGACCGGGTCGGCTTCCTGCCCACCAAGCGCTGA
- a CDS encoding 2'-5' RNA ligase family protein yields MPTIGVSIAIPAPYGEELQRLRASFGDPMADSIPTHVTLLPPTEVDGGDMDAIEDHLAKVAVARDPFTMMLRGTGTFRPVSPVVFVQVAEGIAECEQLEHSVRSGPLHRELQFNYHPHVTVAHHIDEASMDRAFAELADYRCTFTVDAFHLYEHGEDLVWRPVRTFGFDGQVEHVDDGGMP; encoded by the coding sequence GTGCCGACGATCGGCGTCTCCATCGCCATCCCCGCCCCCTACGGCGAGGAGCTGCAGCGGCTGCGGGCGTCCTTCGGGGACCCGATGGCGGACTCGATCCCGACGCACGTGACGCTGCTGCCGCCGACCGAGGTCGACGGGGGCGACATGGACGCGATCGAGGACCACCTGGCCAAGGTGGCCGTGGCGCGCGACCCGTTCACGATGATGCTGCGCGGCACCGGCACCTTCCGGCCGGTCTCCCCGGTGGTGTTCGTGCAGGTGGCCGAGGGCATCGCCGAGTGCGAGCAGCTCGAGCACTCCGTGCGCAGCGGCCCGCTGCACCGGGAGCTGCAGTTCAACTACCACCCGCACGTCACCGTGGCCCACCACATCGACGAGGCGAGCATGGACCGCGCGTTCGCCGAGCTCGCCGACTACCGCTGCACCTTCACCGTGGACGCCTTCCACCTCTACGAGCACGGGGAGGACCTCGTGTGGCGACCGGTGCGCACCTTCGGATTTGATGGGCAGGTGGAGCACGTCGACGACGGGGGTATGCCGTGA
- a CDS encoding YihY/virulence factor BrkB family protein, whose amino-acid sequence MKQLLVRAKATRGWKAWKRYSDVRGNILAGGVGYFAFLSVFPAVALAFTVFGLVLRGRPDLLGHVTSTLGTMLPGFIQDAQHPDAPIPVKAPAAGALTITGVVAFVSLVLAGLGWLGGLREGIRAVFGVTGSVGNAVTSKLRDLGVLATLGLGVFLSAVLTAVVGAAAGWAAERLGLGNAGWLVTSAGLVVSAAIDATLMLLLFRVLADIDVDWRRLRDGAVVGGIAFTVMKYFGAFLIARATRNPLYGSIAIVVGLLFWLNLIARVILIAAAWAANDVGPLKPAAEPVGPQSGPPPRDPALPSFGTRAADRTTLAAGAVLGLTGAIAVRAVGRSLRGVRDLVRS is encoded by the coding sequence GTGAAGCAGCTGCTGGTGCGGGCCAAGGCCACGCGGGGCTGGAAGGCCTGGAAGCGCTACAGCGACGTGCGCGGCAACATCCTCGCCGGCGGGGTGGGCTACTTCGCGTTCCTGTCCGTCTTCCCGGCGGTCGCCCTGGCGTTCACCGTCTTCGGCCTGGTCCTGCGCGGGCGCCCCGACCTGCTGGGCCACGTGACGTCGACGTTGGGCACCATGCTCCCCGGGTTCATCCAGGACGCCCAGCACCCTGACGCCCCGATCCCGGTCAAGGCACCGGCCGCCGGCGCCCTGACGATCACCGGCGTGGTCGCGTTCGTCAGCCTGGTCCTGGCCGGGCTGGGCTGGCTGGGCGGCCTGCGGGAGGGCATCCGGGCGGTCTTCGGCGTCACCGGCAGCGTCGGCAACGCGGTCACGAGCAAGCTGCGCGACCTCGGGGTGCTGGCGACCCTGGGGCTGGGCGTGTTCCTCTCCGCGGTGCTCACCGCGGTCGTCGGCGCGGCCGCCGGCTGGGCCGCCGAGCGCCTCGGCCTCGGCAACGCGGGCTGGCTGGTCACCAGCGCCGGGCTCGTCGTCAGCGCGGCCATCGACGCGACGCTGATGCTGCTGCTCTTCCGTGTCCTGGCTGACATCGACGTGGACTGGCGCCGGCTGCGGGACGGTGCGGTCGTCGGCGGCATCGCGTTCACGGTGATGAAGTACTTCGGCGCGTTCCTCATCGCCCGCGCCACCCGCAACCCCCTCTACGGCTCGATCGCCATCGTCGTCGGCCTGCTGTTCTGGCTCAACCTCATCGCCCGGGTGATCCTCATCGCCGCGGCGTGGGCGGCCAACGACGTGGGCCCGCTCAAGCCGGCCGCCGAGCCCGTCGGGCCGCAGTCCGGTCCGCCGCCGCGTGACCCCGCCCTGCCGAGCTTCGGCACCCGCGCGGCCGACCGCACGACGCTGGCCGCCGGCGCGGTGCTGGGCCTGACCGGGGCGATCGCGGTGCGCGCGGTCGGGCGGAGCCTTCGCGGCGTGCGCGACCTCGTCCGCTCCTGA
- a CDS encoding D-alanyl-D-alanine carboxypeptidase family protein: protein MSPLPRTGRALAASILLAATGAFGVGAPASAVTAAGGTPTPSTTTAPASASSRPVVGGEALGRPGVIVDRPAGVPAPPAMPCGSWLVADMTTGEVLAAKAPHARFLPASTLKTLAALALIPRVRPEAMVMANREDANADGTRVGIMPGTAYRASTLFQAMLMASANDAVYALASANGGRPHTVGQMNATARHLGALDTFAVDPSGLDGPGETSSAYDLALIGRAAMQLPDFRTYVATKHIKFPGGKDARGRARPAYDIQNHDRLLYNYPGAIGIKNGYTIAAKQTFIGAATRHGHTYLVTQMAGTNGSWRVTAKLLDWAFAYGTRVKPVGTLVEPGAVERKLSQARSGLQVRTLLAGSPADLAAPPLRPWVGGVGLLGAVALVGALATRAIRRTRR from the coding sequence ATGTCACCCCTGCCTCGCACCGGACGCGCCCTCGCGGCGAGCATCCTGCTCGCCGCGACGGGCGCGTTCGGCGTCGGTGCCCCGGCGTCGGCGGTGACGGCCGCCGGCGGCACCCCGACCCCCTCGACGACCACGGCCCCGGCCTCCGCCTCCTCCCGGCCGGTGGTCGGCGGGGAGGCGCTCGGCCGACCCGGGGTCATCGTGGACCGCCCGGCCGGCGTGCCCGCCCCGCCGGCGATGCCGTGCGGCTCGTGGCTGGTCGCCGACATGACCACCGGCGAGGTCCTGGCGGCAAAGGCACCGCACGCCCGCTTCCTGCCCGCCAGCACGCTGAAGACGCTGGCCGCCCTGGCGCTCATCCCCCGGGTCCGCCCCGAGGCCATGGTCATGGCGAACCGGGAGGACGCCAACGCCGACGGGACCCGCGTCGGGATCATGCCGGGCACGGCATACCGGGCCAGCACGCTCTTCCAGGCGATGCTCATGGCGTCGGCCAACGACGCGGTCTACGCCCTCGCCTCGGCCAACGGCGGGCGCCCGCACACGGTCGGCCAGATGAACGCGACCGCCCGGCACCTCGGCGCGCTGGACACGTTCGCCGTCGACCCCAGCGGGCTGGACGGCCCGGGCGAGACCAGCAGCGCCTACGACCTCGCCCTCATCGGCCGGGCCGCGATGCAGCTGCCGGACTTCCGCACCTACGTCGCGACCAAGCACATCAAGTTCCCCGGCGGCAAGGACGCCCGGGGACGGGCGCGACCGGCATACGACATCCAGAACCACGACCGGCTGCTCTACAACTACCCCGGCGCGATCGGCATCAAGAACGGCTACACGATCGCCGCGAAGCAGACCTTCATCGGGGCGGCGACCCGGCACGGGCACACCTACCTCGTCACCCAGATGGCCGGCACCAACGGCAGCTGGCGGGTCACCGCGAAGCTGCTCGACTGGGCCTTCGCCTACGGCACGAGGGTCAAGCCGGTCGGCACCCTCGTCGAGCCCGGCGCCGTGGAGCGGAAGCTCTCGCAGGCCCGGTCCGGGCTGCAGGTGCGCACCCTGCTGGCCGGCTCCCCGGCGGACCTGGCCGCGCCGCCGCTGCGGCCCTGGGTCGGCGGGGTCGGCCTGCTCGGCGCGGTGGCCCTGGTGGGTGCGCTGGCGACCCGCGCGATCCGGCGGACACGACGCTGA
- a CDS encoding succinate dehydrogenase iron-sulfur subunit produces the protein MTAVAEKPAGGAAPAGEVPSFTVTLRIQRFNPEVDTEAHYEEYQVLAHATDRVLDALHQIKWEQDGSLSFRRSCAHGVCGSDAMRINGKNRLACKTLIKDVNPDKPITVEPIKGLPVEKDLIVDMEPFFDAYREVMPFLVTNGNEPTKERLQSQADKDRFDDTTKCILCAACTTSCPVFWTDGQYFGPAAIVNAHRFIFDSRDEAAEQRLEILNDKEGVWRCRTTFNCSEACPRGIQVTQAIQEVKRALLTRKF, from the coding sequence ATGACTGCTGTCGCCGAGAAGCCCGCGGGCGGGGCCGCCCCCGCCGGCGAGGTCCCTTCGTTCACCGTCACGCTGCGCATCCAGCGGTTCAACCCCGAGGTCGACACCGAGGCGCACTACGAGGAGTACCAGGTCCTCGCGCACGCCACGGACCGCGTCCTCGACGCGCTGCACCAGATCAAGTGGGAGCAGGACGGCTCGCTGAGCTTCCGCCGCTCCTGCGCCCACGGCGTGTGCGGCTCGGACGCGATGCGCATCAACGGCAAGAACCGGCTCGCCTGCAAGACGCTCATCAAGGACGTCAACCCGGACAAGCCGATCACCGTCGAGCCGATCAAGGGCCTTCCCGTGGAGAAGGACCTCATCGTCGACATGGAGCCGTTCTTCGACGCCTACCGCGAGGTCATGCCGTTCCTGGTGACCAACGGCAACGAGCCGACCAAGGAGCGCCTGCAGAGCCAGGCCGACAAGGACCGGTTCGACGACACGACCAAGTGCATCCTGTGCGCGGCCTGCACGACCAGCTGCCCGGTGTTCTGGACCGACGGGCAGTACTTCGGCCCGGCCGCCATCGTCAACGCCCACCGGTTCATCTTCGACAGCCGCGACGAGGCCGCCGAGCAGCGCCTGGAGATCCTCAACGACAAGGAGGGCGTGTGGCGCTGCCGCACGACCTTCAACTGCTCCGAGGCCTGCCCCCGAGGCATCCAGGTGACGCAGGCGATCCAGGAGGTCAAGCGCGCCCTCCTGACGCGCAAGTTCTAG
- the sdhA gene encoding succinate dehydrogenase flavoprotein subunit, whose product MQTHKYDVVIVGAGGAGMRAALESSSRVRTAVLTKLYPTRSHTGAAQGGMCAALANVEEDNWEWHTFDTVKGGDYLVDQDAAEIMCKEAIDAVIDLEKMGLPFNRTPEGRIDQRRFGGHTRNHGEAAVRRSCYAADRTGHMILQTLYQNCVKQGVEFYNEFYVLDLIMTEVDGEQRTAGVVAYELASGEIHVFQAKAVIFATGGTGKVFKTTSNAHTLTGDGMGVAFRRGLPLEDMEFFQFHPTGLAGLGILLSEAARGEGGILRNSEGERFMERYAPTIKDLAPRDMVARAMANEVREGRGCGPNKDYVLLDLTHLEPAVIDAKLPDITEFARTYLGVEPYTEPVPVYPTAHYAMGGVPTNVEAEVLRNNTDVVPGLYAAGEVACVSVHGANRLGTNSLLDINVFGRRAGIAAAEFAATAPWVELPEAPELHTTSMIEAIRSRGTGERVADLRKALQETMDRNVQVFRTEASMKEALGVIDELKERYANVVVQDKGKRYNTDLLEAVELGFLIELAEVITLGALARKESRGGHFREDYETRDDVNFMRHTMAYRAPINPDAEGEPTFANEVRIDYKPVTVTRYQPMERKY is encoded by the coding sequence ATGCAGACCCACAAGTACGACGTCGTCATCGTCGGGGCTGGTGGCGCCGGCATGCGCGCCGCGCTCGAGTCCTCCTCGCGCGTGCGCACGGCGGTGCTGACCAAGCTCTACCCGACCCGCTCCCACACCGGCGCGGCCCAGGGCGGCATGTGCGCCGCCCTCGCCAACGTCGAGGAGGACAACTGGGAGTGGCACACCTTCGACACGGTCAAGGGCGGCGACTACCTCGTCGACCAGGACGCCGCGGAGATCATGTGCAAGGAGGCCATCGACGCGGTCATCGACCTCGAGAAGATGGGCCTGCCGTTCAACCGCACCCCCGAGGGCCGCATCGACCAGCGCCGCTTCGGTGGCCACACCCGCAACCACGGTGAGGCCGCGGTCCGCCGCTCCTGCTACGCCGCCGACCGCACCGGTCACATGATCCTGCAGACGCTCTACCAGAACTGCGTCAAGCAGGGCGTGGAGTTCTACAACGAGTTCTACGTCCTCGACCTGATCATGACCGAGGTCGACGGCGAGCAGCGCACCGCCGGCGTCGTGGCCTACGAGCTGGCCTCCGGCGAGATCCACGTCTTCCAGGCCAAGGCCGTCATCTTCGCCACCGGCGGCACCGGCAAGGTCTTCAAGACCACCTCCAACGCCCACACCCTCACCGGTGACGGCATGGGCGTGGCCTTCCGCCGGGGCCTGCCGCTGGAGGACATGGAGTTCTTCCAGTTCCACCCGACCGGCCTGGCCGGCCTGGGCATCCTGCTGTCCGAGGCCGCGCGCGGCGAGGGCGGCATCCTGCGCAACAGCGAGGGTGAGCGCTTCATGGAGCGCTACGCCCCCACCATCAAGGACCTCGCGCCGCGTGACATGGTCGCCCGCGCGATGGCCAACGAGGTGCGCGAGGGCCGCGGCTGCGGGCCGAACAAGGACTACGTCCTGCTCGACCTGACCCACCTCGAGCCGGCCGTCATCGACGCCAAGCTGCCCGACATCACCGAGTTCGCCCGCACCTACCTCGGCGTCGAGCCCTACACCGAGCCGGTGCCGGTCTACCCGACCGCGCACTACGCGATGGGTGGCGTGCCGACCAACGTCGAGGCCGAGGTGCTGCGCAACAACACCGACGTCGTCCCCGGCCTGTACGCCGCGGGTGAGGTCGCCTGCGTCAGCGTCCACGGCGCCAACCGCCTGGGCACCAACTCGCTGCTCGACATCAACGTGTTCGGCCGCCGCGCCGGCATCGCCGCCGCGGAGTTCGCCGCGACCGCCCCGTGGGTCGAGCTGCCCGAGGCTCCGGAGCTGCACACCACCTCGATGATCGAGGCGATCCGCTCCCGCGGCACCGGCGAGCGCGTGGCCGACCTGCGCAAGGCGCTGCAGGAGACCATGGACCGCAACGTCCAGGTGTTCCGCACCGAGGCCTCGATGAAGGAGGCCCTCGGGGTCATCGACGAGCTCAAGGAGCGCTACGCCAACGTCGTGGTCCAGGACAAGGGCAAGCGCTACAACACCGACCTGCTCGAGGCCGTCGAGCTCGGCTTCCTCATCGAGCTCGCCGAGGTCATCACGCTCGGCGCCCTGGCCCGCAAGGAGTCCCGCGGCGGTCACTTCCGCGAGGACTACGAGACCCGTGACGACGTGAACTTCATGCGTCACACGATGGCCTACCGTGCGCCGATCAACCCCGACGCCGAGGGTGAGCCCACCTTCGCCAACGAGGTCCGGATCGACTACAAGCCGGTGACCGTGACCCGCTACCAGCCGATGGAGCGTAAGTACTGA
- a CDS encoding succinate dehydrogenase hydrophobic membrane anchor subunit yields the protein MTELTKRSPYKRRLRGRGNFELWSWIFMRGSGVLLLVLVLGHLFVNLVMGQGIKAIDFAFVGGKWSSPFWQVWDLLMLWLAEIHGVNGVRTVINDYTEKDSTRLVLKSLLIFSAVVVLVLGTLVIFTFDPCPTGAAAGDLPSFCAK from the coding sequence CTGACCGAGCTGACCAAGCGCTCGCCGTACAAGCGCCGCCTGCGCGGCCGCGGCAACTTCGAGCTGTGGTCCTGGATCTTCATGCGCGGCTCCGGCGTGCTGCTGCTGGTCCTCGTCCTCGGCCACCTGTTCGTCAACCTGGTCATGGGCCAGGGCATCAAGGCGATCGACTTCGCCTTCGTCGGCGGCAAGTGGTCGAGCCCGTTCTGGCAGGTATGGGACCTGCTCATGCTGTGGCTGGCCGAGATCCACGGCGTCAACGGCGTGCGGACCGTCATCAACGACTACACCGAGAAGGACTCGACCCGCCTCGTCCTGAAGAGCCTGCTCATCTTCAGCGCCGTGGTCGTCCTCGTGCTCGGCACGCTCGTCATCTTCACCTTCGACCCGTGCCCGACCGGTGCGGCGGCCGGTGACCTGCCCAGCTTCTGCGCCAAGTAA
- the sdhC gene encoding succinate dehydrogenase, cytochrome b556 subunit, with translation MPQAASGTLYRGREGMWSWVAHRISGVLIFFFLFAHVLDTALVRVSPEAYNSVIGTYKNPIVGLGELGLVAAVLFHAFNGIRVILVDFWSRGPKVQRQMFWAVIAIWVVLFVPFAIRHLSHVFG, from the coding sequence GTGCCCCAGGCAGCATCCGGGACGTTGTATCGCGGCCGTGAAGGCATGTGGTCGTGGGTCGCGCACCGCATCAGCGGCGTGCTGATCTTCTTCTTCCTCTTCGCCCACGTGCTCGACACCGCGCTGGTCCGGGTCTCCCCCGAGGCCTACAACTCGGTCATCGGCACCTACAAGAACCCGATCGTCGGGCTCGGTGAGCTCGGCCTCGTGGCCGCGGTGCTCTTCCACGCCTTCAACGGGATCCGCGTGATCCTCGTGGACTTCTGGTCCCGGGGCCCGAAGGTGCAGCGCCAGATGTTCTGGGCCGTCATCGCCATCTGGGTCGTCCTCTTCGTGCCGTTCGCGATCCGGCACCTGTCCCACGTCTTCGGCTGA
- a CDS encoding glycosyltransferase family 4 protein, with protein MRIAIVTESFLPTLNGVTTSVCRVLECLRDAGHEAVVIAPHPAPPTFAGFPVHTVASVPVRQFPVGLPTGEVEEVLAAFGPDVVHVASPFVVGARGLAAATRLGLPAVAVYQTDMASYLRQHGRGPAGRAASRAAWRWIRRIHGQAGLTLAPSTSALQDLRDHGVPRTALWGRGVDAGLFHPGWRQDARTRALRRTLAPGGELLLGYVGRLAPEKELDRLAALATVPGTRLVLVGDGPSREHLGASLAEAVAASPGRPTLPPVFLGRREGEELARAYAALDVFVHTGTRETFGQTLQEAAASGLAVVAPARGGPLDLVAHGRTGLLFDPDDPGALERQVRTLIDPAHGAALRAALGDAAYRQVSSRSWPALVAQLLDHYAAVAAGEGARAA; from the coding sequence GTGCGGATCGCGATCGTGACCGAGTCGTTCCTGCCGACCCTCAACGGGGTGACCACCAGCGTCTGCCGGGTGCTCGAGTGCCTGCGCGACGCCGGCCACGAGGCCGTCGTCATCGCGCCCCATCCGGCCCCGCCGACCTTCGCCGGCTTTCCCGTGCACACCGTGGCCAGCGTGCCGGTGCGGCAGTTCCCGGTCGGGCTGCCCACCGGGGAGGTCGAGGAGGTGCTGGCCGCGTTCGGGCCGGACGTGGTGCACGTGGCCAGCCCGTTCGTCGTCGGGGCCCGCGGCCTGGCCGCCGCGACCCGGCTGGGCCTGCCGGCGGTCGCGGTCTACCAGACCGACATGGCCTCCTACCTGCGCCAGCACGGCCGCGGCCCGGCCGGGCGGGCCGCCTCCCGGGCGGCGTGGCGCTGGATCCGGCGGATCCACGGGCAGGCCGGGCTGACCCTGGCGCCCTCCACCTCCGCCCTGCAGGACCTGCGCGACCACGGGGTGCCCCGGACCGCGCTCTGGGGACGCGGCGTCGACGCCGGCCTGTTCCACCCCGGTTGGCGGCAGGACGCCCGCACCCGTGCCCTGCGCCGGACCCTCGCCCCCGGCGGTGAGCTGCTGCTCGGCTACGTCGGGCGGCTCGCCCCGGAGAAGGAGCTCGACCGGCTCGCCGCGCTGGCTACCGTGCCCGGCACCCGCCTCGTCCTCGTCGGCGACGGTCCGTCACGAGAGCACCTCGGGGCATCCCTGGCCGAGGCGGTCGCCGCCAGCCCCGGTCGCCCCACCCTGCCGCCGGTCTTCCTCGGCCGGCGCGAGGGCGAGGAGCTGGCCCGGGCCTACGCCGCGCTCGACGTGTTCGTCCACACCGGCACCCGGGAGACCTTCGGCCAGACCCTGCAGGAGGCCGCCGCCAGCGGGCTCGCGGTCGTGGCCCCGGCCCGGGGCGGCCCGCTGGACCTGGTCGCCCACGGCCGGACCGGGCTGCTGTTCGACCCGGACGACCCCGGCGCCCTGGAGCGCCAGGTCCGGACGCTGATCGACCCCGCGCACGGGGCGGCGCTGCGCGCGGCCCTGGGGGACGCGGCATACCGGCAGGTGTCCTCCCGCTCCTGGCCGGCCCTGGTGGCCCAGCTGCTCGACCACTACGCCGCGGTCGCCGCCGGAGAGGGCGCGCGGGCCGCCTGA
- a CDS encoding methyltransferase has translation MPASTDTDPAVFDQHLASWREWQASPWGRLRYAVVGHVLDTHLASMGTGLRVLDLGGGDGTESLRLAALGHDVTLVDPSEGMLGVARAQADAAGLADRVVTVHAGVDDLARLGLGSFDVVLFHFVIHYLADPAAAVAAAAGHVGPGGFLSLMAPNPDADVLVRVRDLDLAGARDLLASGTRESVTFAHSMTHVGVEQARAMLGATALQEVGHYGQRGLMNMVASNEPKHDPEFYAELERLEIELCGTTPYRDIGSSWQLVARRP, from the coding sequence ATGCCCGCGAGCACTGACACGGACCCAGCCGTCTTCGACCAGCACCTGGCCTCGTGGCGGGAGTGGCAGGCCAGCCCGTGGGGCCGGCTGCGGTATGCCGTGGTCGGGCACGTGCTCGACACGCACCTCGCGTCGATGGGGACGGGGCTGCGGGTGCTCGACCTCGGCGGAGGGGACGGCACCGAGTCGCTGCGGCTGGCGGCGCTCGGCCACGACGTCACCCTCGTGGACCCGAGCGAGGGGATGCTCGGCGTCGCGCGGGCGCAGGCCGACGCGGCGGGACTCGCCGACCGGGTCGTCACGGTCCACGCCGGCGTGGACGACCTCGCCCGGCTCGGGCTCGGCAGCTTCGACGTCGTGCTGTTCCACTTCGTCATCCACTACCTGGCCGACCCCGCGGCTGCCGTCGCGGCAGCGGCAGGGCACGTCGGCCCGGGCGGATTCCTCTCGCTGATGGCCCCGAACCCCGATGCCGACGTCCTGGTGCGGGTGCGCGACCTCGACCTGGCCGGCGCACGGGACCTGCTGGCCAGCGGCACCCGCGAGTCGGTGACGTTCGCCCACTCGATGACGCACGTCGGGGTGGAGCAGGCGCGGGCGATGCTGGGCGCAACGGCGCTGCAGGAGGTCGGCCACTACGGCCAGCGCGGGCTGATGAACATGGTCGCGAGCAACGAGCCCAAGCACGACCCCGAGTTCTACGCCGAGCTGGAGCGGCTGGAGATCGAGCTGTGCGGCACCACGCCGTACCGCGACATCGGCTCCTCCTGGCAGCTGGTCGCCCGCCGGCCCTGA
- a CDS encoding mannose-1-phosphate guanylyltransferase, producing MTSEAGPTIEGLYAVIPAGGAGTRLWPLSRASSPKFLHDLTGSGRSLLQATWDRLAPLCGTNIVVVTGVAHRDAVAAQLPDLPYDSLLAEPSPRDSAAAIGLAAALLERRDPDAVVASFAADHVITGEDRFAACVAEAVAVARAGKVVTIGIEPTHPATGFGYIQAGEPLAVEGAPRALSVRSFVEKPDEATATAYLATGEYRWNAGMFVVRASVLLDLLADYQPGLAEGLRAIAADPSRLADVWPTLTKIAIDHALAEPAARDGKVAVIPGDFGWDDVGDFASLAGLLPSAGDDLKVLGTAVEDVLLHDASGLVVSGTGRTVAVLGLDDVVVVDTPDALLVTTRARAQEVKALVDRLKESGRTDLT from the coding sequence ATGACTTCCGAGGCGGGGCCGACCATCGAGGGCTTGTATGCCGTGATCCCCGCCGGGGGTGCCGGGACCCGCCTCTGGCCGCTGTCGCGGGCCTCCTCGCCGAAGTTCCTGCACGACCTGACCGGCTCGGGGCGCTCGCTGCTCCAGGCCACGTGGGACCGGCTGGCCCCGCTGTGCGGCACCAACATCGTCGTGGTCACCGGCGTCGCCCACCGCGACGCCGTGGCCGCCCAGCTGCCCGACCTGCCCTACGACTCGCTGCTGGCCGAGCCCTCGCCGCGCGACTCCGCCGCCGCGATCGGCCTGGCCGCGGCGCTGCTCGAACGGCGCGACCCCGATGCGGTGGTCGCCTCGTTCGCCGCCGACCACGTCATCACCGGCGAGGACCGGTTCGCCGCCTGCGTCGCGGAGGCGGTCGCCGTGGCCCGCGCTGGCAAGGTCGTCACCATCGGCATCGAGCCGACCCACCCGGCGACCGGGTTCGGCTACATCCAGGCCGGGGAGCCGCTGGCCGTCGAGGGGGCGCCGCGGGCGCTGTCGGTGCGCTCGTTCGTGGAGAAGCCGGACGAGGCGACGGCCACGGCATACCTGGCGACCGGTGAGTACCGCTGGAACGCGGGCATGTTCGTCGTCCGGGCCTCGGTGCTGCTGGACCTGCTGGCGGACTACCAGCCGGGCCTGGCCGAGGGGCTGCGGGCCATCGCCGCCGACCCGAGTCGGCTGGCCGACGTCTGGCCGACGCTGACGAAGATCGCGATCGACCACGCCCTGGCCGAGCCGGCGGCCCGTGACGGGAAGGTCGCGGTGATCCCCGGCGACTTCGGCTGGGACGACGTGGGCGACTTCGCCTCCCTGGCCGGGCTGCTGCCCAGCGCCGGCGACGACCTCAAGGTCCTGGGGACCGCGGTGGAGGACGTGCTGCTGCACGACGCCTCGGGCCTGGTGGTCTCCGGGACCGGGCGCACGGTCGCCGTCCTCGGCCTCGACGACGTCGTCGTCGTCGACACGCCCGACGCCCTGCTGGTCACCACCCGCGCCCGTGCGCAGGAGGTCAAGGCCCTGGTGGACCGGCTCAAGGAGTCCGGCCGCACCGACCTGACCTGA